One Ictalurus punctatus breed USDA103 chromosome 21, Coco_2.0, whole genome shotgun sequence genomic window carries:
- the LOC108280994 gene encoding dynein axonemal heavy chain 12 isoform X2: MDFEMWGEIFDEDVATQYMIERSLPGNNNQTEFKDILSADGCRIIQTGPERDKISSAIKRGDEAELRKLTIHQSAFSEEDSAGQIPLHEAAMQNNQYILEITFKASSTDAKFRITHRGKTALFSAIEKGLLENACYLLDNGSSPDCLDHDEDSPLVIGAYVDSQDQDSATILYEASASGNPDVISLLLEYGADANIPKHSGHLPIHRVAHHGYAKALALLIPVTTREAVEESGMSPLHSAAAGGQIQCLEMLLNAGYDPNFMLHPRVRRNYDDQRRSVLYFAVTNEDMCSTKLLLEAGAMPNQDPVKCLQVALRLGNYQLIDTLLRYGANVNYFCRVNTTHFPSALQYALKDEVLLRMLLNYGYDVQRCFDCPYGDRAHVPDDYKGWSSTVIKDTMFCEVICVDFLKHLSGSLVRIMLDYVDHVRFCCKIKAILMEQKQWPEICKIQENVRCLQHLCRLRIRRCLGRLRLRAPVFMSFLNLPNYLKEYILYKEYDLYSQSC, from the exons ATGGACTTTGAGATGTGGGGAGAGATTTTTGATGAAGATGTGGCGACTCAGTACATGATAGAACGGAGTCTTCCAGGAAACAATAATCAGACTGAATTTAAGGACATCTTATCTGCAGATGGATGCAG GATAATACAAACTGGTCCAGAAAGGGATAAAATATCCAGTGCCATTAAACGAG GTGATGAAGCTGAGCTTCGTAAGCTCACAATCCACCAGTCTGCTTTCTCCGAGGAGGACAGTGCCGGCCAGATTCCCTTACATGAGGCAGCAATGCAGAACAACCAGTACATCCTGGAGATCACTTTCAAAG CATCTTCCACAGACGCAAAGTTTCGAATAACTCATCGGGGCAAGACAGCCCTCTTTTCAGCTATAGAGAAGGGTCTCTTGGAAAATGCCTGCTACCTTTTGGACAACGGGAGCAGCCCAGATTGCCTGGATCATGATGAAGACTCACCTCTTGTCATTG GGGCTTATGTGGATTCCCAGGATCAAGACAGTGCTACTATCCTTTATGAAGCTTCTGCATCCGGGAACCCTGATGTCATCTCTCTACTGCTGGAGTATGGTGCTGATGCTAATATACCCAAACACTCAGGCCACCTCCCGATCCACAGAGTGGCCCATCACGGATATGCGAA AGCTCTAGCTCTCCTGATCCCTGTGACCACACGGGAAGCAGTGGAAGAGAGCGGCATGAGCCCCCTGCACTCGGCAGCAGCTGGTGGACAAATACAATGTCTCGAGATGCTCCTCAACGCCGGCTATGACCCCAACTTCATGCTTCACCCTCGGGTGAGGCGCAATTATGACGACCAGCGCAGGTCCGTCCTGTACTTTGCAGTAACCAATGAAGATATGTGCTCCACCAAGTTGCTCCTGGAGGCTGGTGCAATGCCCAACCAGGACCCGGTGAAGTGCTTGCAGGTGGCCTTGCGCCTAGGAAACTACCAACTGATCGATACCCTGCTGAGGTATGGTGCCAACGTCAATTACTTCTGCAGGGTGAACACCACTCACTTCCCTTCAGCTCTGCAGTACGCCCTGAAGGATGAGGTTCTGCTTAGGATGCTCCTTAACTATGGCTACGATGTGCAGCGCTGCTTTGACTGTCCATATGGGGACAGAGCTCATGTGCCTGATGATTATAAGGGCTGGAGCAGTACTGTTATCAAAGATACTATG TTCTGTGAGGTGATTTGTGTTGACTTTCTGAAGCACCTCTCTGGAAGCTTGGTCCGTATCATGCTAGATTATGTTGACCATGTcaggttttgctgcaaaattaAGGCAATTCTGATGGAGCAAAAACAGTGGCCAGAAATCTGCAAAATTCAAG AGAACGTGCGCTGCTTGCAGCACCTGTGCCGACTAAGGATCAGGAGATGTTTGGGACGGTTGCGTCTCAGAGCTCCAGTCTTCATGAGCTTCCTGAATCTGCCGAACTACCTGAAGGAATACATCTTATACAAAGAGTATGATCTTTATAGCCAGAGTTGCTAG
- the rps23 gene encoding 40S ribosomal protein S23, producing MGKCRGLRTARKLRDHRREQKWHDKQYKKAHLGTALKANPFGGASHAKGIVLEKVGVEAKQPNSAIRKCVRVQLIKNGKKITAFVPNDGCLNFIEENDEVLVAGFGRKGHAVGDIPGVRFKVVKVANVSLLALYKGKKERPRS from the exons ATGG GTAAGTGCCGTGGATTGCGTACCGCCAGAAAGCTGCGGGATCACCGCCGTGAGCAGAAGTGGCATGATAAACAGTACAAGAAGGCCCATTTGGGCACGGCACTGAAGGCTAACCCCTTCGGAGGAGCTTCACACGCCAAAGGAATCGTGCTTGAGAAAGT CGGTGTTGAAGCCAAGCAGCCCAACTCTGCTATTAGGAAGTGTGTCAGAGTCCAGCTTATCAAGAACGGCAAGAAGATCACTGCATTCGTCCCCAACGACGGTTGCCTGAATTTCATCGAG GAAAACGATGAGGTACTGGTGGCAGGGTTCGGTCGTAAGGGACACGCCGTCGGTGATATCCCTGGAGTACGTTTCAAGGTGGTGAAGGTGGCCAATGTTTCTCTCCTGGCTCTCTACAAAGGCAAGAAGGAGAGACCTAGGTCATAA
- the LOC108280994 gene encoding dynein axonemal heavy chain 12 isoform X1, whose protein sequence is MDFEMWGEIFDEDVATQYMIERSLPGNNNQTEFKDILSADGCRIIQTGPERDKISSAIKRGDEAELRKLTIHQSAFSEEDSAGQIPLHEAAMQNNQYILEITFKASSTDAKFRITHRGKTALFSAIEKGLLENACYLLDNGSSPDCLDHDEDSPLVIAIRNNHYDMMKLLLCFKANVNQKLAHYRTAIHEAAHLGLTDFAKLLLKSGADPDPRSTDGLTPLALAAQAGHLEIVQELLCRGAYVDSQDQDSATILYEASASGNPDVISLLLEYGADANIPKHSGHLPIHRVAHHGYAKALALLIPVTTREAVEESGMSPLHSAAAGGQIQCLEMLLNAGYDPNFMLHPRVRRNYDDQRRSVLYFAVTNEDMCSTKLLLEAGAMPNQDPVKCLQVALRLGNYQLIDTLLRYGANVNYFCRVNTTHFPSALQYALKDEVLLRMLLNYGYDVQRCFDCPYGDRAHVPDDYKGWSSTVIKDTMFCEVICVDFLKHLSGSLVRIMLDYVDHVRFCCKIKAILMEQKQWPEICKIQENVRCLQHLCRLRIRRCLGRLRLRAPVFMSFLNLPNYLKEYILYKEYDLYSQSC, encoded by the exons ATGGACTTTGAGATGTGGGGAGAGATTTTTGATGAAGATGTGGCGACTCAGTACATGATAGAACGGAGTCTTCCAGGAAACAATAATCAGACTGAATTTAAGGACATCTTATCTGCAGATGGATGCAG GATAATACAAACTGGTCCAGAAAGGGATAAAATATCCAGTGCCATTAAACGAG GTGATGAAGCTGAGCTTCGTAAGCTCACAATCCACCAGTCTGCTTTCTCCGAGGAGGACAGTGCCGGCCAGATTCCCTTACATGAGGCAGCAATGCAGAACAACCAGTACATCCTGGAGATCACTTTCAAAG CATCTTCCACAGACGCAAAGTTTCGAATAACTCATCGGGGCAAGACAGCCCTCTTTTCAGCTATAGAGAAGGGTCTCTTGGAAAATGCCTGCTACCTTTTGGACAACGGGAGCAGCCCAGATTGCCTGGATCATGATGAAGACTCACCTCTTGTCATTG CTATACGAAACAACCACTATGACATGATGAAGCTCCTTCTCTGCTTCAAGGCCAACGTAAACCAAAAGTTGGCGCACTATAGAACGGCCATTCATGAAGCTGCTCATTTGGGCCTGACAGATTTTGCAAAGTTGCTGCTAAAGTCTGGAGCTGATCCTGATCCCAGGAGCACAGACGGCCTCACGCCTCTGGCCCTGGCAGCGCAAGCTGGCCACCTGGAGATAGTGCAGGAACTCCTATGCCGAg GGGCTTATGTGGATTCCCAGGATCAAGACAGTGCTACTATCCTTTATGAAGCTTCTGCATCCGGGAACCCTGATGTCATCTCTCTACTGCTGGAGTATGGTGCTGATGCTAATATACCCAAACACTCAGGCCACCTCCCGATCCACAGAGTGGCCCATCACGGATATGCGAA AGCTCTAGCTCTCCTGATCCCTGTGACCACACGGGAAGCAGTGGAAGAGAGCGGCATGAGCCCCCTGCACTCGGCAGCAGCTGGTGGACAAATACAATGTCTCGAGATGCTCCTCAACGCCGGCTATGACCCCAACTTCATGCTTCACCCTCGGGTGAGGCGCAATTATGACGACCAGCGCAGGTCCGTCCTGTACTTTGCAGTAACCAATGAAGATATGTGCTCCACCAAGTTGCTCCTGGAGGCTGGTGCAATGCCCAACCAGGACCCGGTGAAGTGCTTGCAGGTGGCCTTGCGCCTAGGAAACTACCAACTGATCGATACCCTGCTGAGGTATGGTGCCAACGTCAATTACTTCTGCAGGGTGAACACCACTCACTTCCCTTCAGCTCTGCAGTACGCCCTGAAGGATGAGGTTCTGCTTAGGATGCTCCTTAACTATGGCTACGATGTGCAGCGCTGCTTTGACTGTCCATATGGGGACAGAGCTCATGTGCCTGATGATTATAAGGGCTGGAGCAGTACTGTTATCAAAGATACTATG TTCTGTGAGGTGATTTGTGTTGACTTTCTGAAGCACCTCTCTGGAAGCTTGGTCCGTATCATGCTAGATTATGTTGACCATGTcaggttttgctgcaaaattaAGGCAATTCTGATGGAGCAAAAACAGTGGCCAGAAATCTGCAAAATTCAAG AGAACGTGCGCTGCTTGCAGCACCTGTGCCGACTAAGGATCAGGAGATGTTTGGGACGGTTGCGTCTCAGAGCTCCAGTCTTCATGAGCTTCCTGAATCTGCCGAACTACCTGAAGGAATACATCTTATACAAAGAGTATGATCTTTATAGCCAGAGTTGCTAG